The DNA region TCCTTGAAATAACTATGGAATCTACAATTGATGAAGTCGAAGAAATCTGTAATAAACATATTCCATATGGTTTTGATATTAATCAGGACAGGTCCAATTATATCAGAAAACAGAAAACAGTTACTGACAGGATTAAATATGGGGATTCAGATTTACCAGACGAATTGGTTGGAATGTCAGATCAATATTCAAAATTCGATGACCATGTGAAAATTATTAAAAAGGATGACTAGATTAATATGATAGGACGTTGTACTCACGTAGTTGATTGCAGAGAAACAAGCGGCATGGGTAAAGGTGGAAGTCTTGCTCAAAGAGGGACTTTCGCTGAATGCGGTACTGATGTATGTGCAGTGGCTATGTCTCCGGGACGTAGACACATTACCAAACCAGTTTGTGAAATCACTTTCGGTTTACGTGAAGCAAATGTTTTAACAAGTACAATGGTTTTAAATGCTGGTGCTGGTGTTCCTAGTGATGCTCCTGCTTCAGGTGGTACCTTATTTGGTCTCACTGATAAAGAAGTGGAACAA from Methanobrevibacter sp. includes:
- the mcrD gene encoding methyl-coenzyme M reductase operon protein D produces the protein MDIEIFPYRVLGSDTTEKLLNDLESLEDVKRTVIHGPRFPKGEATLPPKYRERRVINIQGEDVVLQVKTARIFLEITMESTIDEVEEICNKHIPYGFDINQDRSNYIRKQKTVTDRIKYGDSDLPDELVGMSDQYSKFDDHVKIIKKDD